The genomic DNA CTCGCTCCGGCATGTGGCGCGGAAAGGCGATGCTGCCGGATTCTTCTCCGCCCATCACAATCTCCCGTTCGAGCATCAAGGTGCAGATGTGCTTGAAGCCGATCGCGGTTTCGTGCAGCCTCCGGCCGTGCCGCTGGGCGATTCGATCCAGCATGCGGGTGGTGTTGAAAGCGCGCACCACCTCGCCAGGCCAGCGACGCCGTTCGAGCAACCACCGCAACAGGATGGAGAAGATCTTGTGGGCGTCCACGAAGCTGCCGTCCTCGGCCACGGCGCCGATACGGTCGGCATCACCATCGGTGGCGAATCCTGCGTGGCAGGCCTCGCGGCGCACCGTTTCCTGGAGCAAAGAGACATGCGGTTCGATCGGCTCCGGATTGATGCCGGGGAACAGCGGGTTGAGTTCCGCGCGGATCTCACGGCAGTCCGTGCCGTTGGCACGCAGGATGCCTGCAAGCACGCCGCGGCCGGCTCCATACATGCAGTCGATGGCCAACCGGAACCGCGCCCGGCCAAGGGCAGCGACATCCACGAACTTGGCAAGGGCCGCGACATAAGGTGCCTTCAGGTCGGCCTCGGTGATTGCGGCCGGGCTGTTTCGAGGCATCGAGTCGGCGCGCAGCTCCTCCTCGATGCGGGCGAGAATCGGCGGCGTCGCCGAGCCCCCGTACCCGGCTTTGTACTTCACTCCGTTCCAGTTCCAGGGATTGTGGCTGGAGGTGATGACCACGCCGCCTAGGGCGCCGAAGTGTCGCACCGCGAAAGAGACCGCTGGCGTGGGCGTGAAGTCGTTGGCCAAGATGACCGGAATTCCAGCGGAGGAGACCGTTTCGGCGACCAGCTCCGCAAAGCGGCGCGAGCCGAAGCGGGTATCGTAGCCCACGATCAATCCCTTGCCGCGGTCCTCATGCTTGAGCGCGTACGAAGCGATGGCGCCGGCCACGCGCCGCACGTTGTGGAAGGTAAAGTCGTCCGCGATGACGCCTCGCCAGCCGTCCGTGCCGAACTTGATCTCTGCCGTCATCGATAAGGGAAGGCGAGGGCTCAGACCCCGGCATAGAGGCCGCGCCGCAGGAACTCGCCGGCGCCCGGCCGCCCAAGGAATTT from Terriglobales bacterium includes the following:
- a CDS encoding phosphoglucomutase/phosphomannomutase family protein; this translates as MTAEIKFGTDGWRGVIADDFTFHNVRRVAGAIASYALKHEDRGKGLIVGYDTRFGSRRFAELVAETVSSAGIPVILANDFTPTPAVSFAVRHFGALGGVVITSSHNPWNWNGVKYKAGYGGSATPPILARIEEELRADSMPRNSPAAITEADLKAPYVAALAKFVDVAALGRARFRLAIDCMYGAGRGVLAGILRANGTDCREIRAELNPLFPGINPEPIEPHVSLLQETVRREACHAGFATDGDADRIGAVAEDGSFVDAHKIFSILLRWLLERRRWPGEVVRAFNTTRMLDRIAQRHGRRLHETAIGFKHICTLMLEREIVMGGEESGSIAFPRHMPERDGILCALLLAVVMAEEGKTLARLVADLQREFGPHYYGRRDLHLPEDLKQSAMRRAGSGAISRIGSFPIARTEDLDGIKFFLDAPTDGNGAEAWVLLRASGTEPLLRVYSEAASPALVEEILTRAEEFVTQS